One Centropristis striata isolate RG_2023a ecotype Rhode Island chromosome 22, C.striata_1.0, whole genome shotgun sequence genomic window carries:
- the tmem121b gene encoding transmembrane protein 121B, with the protein MISETGNDNPKADYLRSEASYCPDSPVSSSPEVGQLSRRRDTQTTSGSIIPEESGSIQPLVSSAAAAACIMTSGEFMQTAPLLAHKSKRSLLYKALCFLLLVFQGGILDFYLIIFTDLYWCSWIATDLVVISGWGIFFMKNARSKRERACGFHQKSSIFGCNLGEFTYAYLAWLIYVIACTPKVVLILETSILDLIALKVPCGVTGFKIIMLLSAPLLFCLINSIIEDLNGATRHHSQSCFMSTCLDLLDSFTLVEMLLRNEIPTLYLKYTVISVYFVALAVPVIWLYELTASELRCRWLWARFSTGLVVNAPLLVVRCFQVYVYKMQVSVFMFKNIFFLVCKLLELVEQCVAVRGVRRLAGGSNPAQFSHCVSENDMCPHGYVNTLAVTQS; encoded by the coding sequence ATGATCTCAGAAACTGGGAACGACAATCCGAAGGCAGACTATCTCCGATCCGAAGCGAGCTATTGCCCAGATTCCCCCGTCTCCTCTTCTCCGGAAGTCGGGCAGCTTAGCAGGAGGCGGGACACCCAGACCACCAGCGGCAGCATCATCCCGGAGGAGAGCGGCAGCATCCAGCCTCTGGTCTCCTCAGCCGCGGCCGCCGCCTGCATCATGACATCGGGGGAGTTCATGCAGACCGCTCCCCTGCTGGCGCACAAATCCAAGAGGAGCCTGCTGTACAAGGCGctctgcttcctcctcctcgtcttccaGGGCGGCATTCTGGACTTCTACCTCATCATCTTCACCGACCTGTACTGGTGCTCATGGATCGCCACGGATCTGGTGGTGATCTCGGGCTGGGGGATTTTCTTCATGAAGAACGCGCGGAGCAAGAGGGAGCGGGCCTGCGGCTTCCACCAGAAGAGCTCCATCTTCGGCTGCAACCTCGGGGAGTTCACCTACGCCTACCTGGCCTGGCTCATATATGTCATCGCCTGCACTCCGAAGGTGGTGCTCATCCTGGAGACGTCCATCCTGGACCTGATCGCGCTCAAGGTCCCGTGCGGCGTGACTGGCTTCAAGATCATCATGCTGCTGTCCGCGCCGCTGCTCTTCTGTCTCATCAACTCCATCATCGAGGATTTAAACGGGGCGACGCGGCACCACTCCCAGAGCTGCTTCATGAGCACCTGCCTGGACCTGCTGGACAGCTTCACACTGGTGGAGATGCTGCTGAGGAACGAGATCCCCACCCTGTACCTCAAGTACACCGTAATCTCGGTGTATTTCGTGGCCCTGGCCGTGCCGGTGATCTGGCTTTACGAGCTGACGGCGTCGGAGCTGCGCTGCCGGTGGCTGTGGGCCCGCTTCTCCACGGGCCTGGTGGTCAACGCACCCCTGCTTGTAGTCAGGTGTTTCCAGGTCTACGTCTACAAGATGCAGGTGTCGGTGTTCATGTTCAAAAACATCTTCTTCTTGGTGTGTAAGCTCCTGGAGCTGGTGGAGCAGTGCGTGGCGGTGCGGGG